In Mycobacterium sp. ITM-2016-00317, the genomic window CAGTACGGCGGCTCGCTGACCTCGCAGATCAACTTCATCTCGCTGGCGCTGGCGCTGGTGCTCGGCACCGCGGGCCTGCCGCACGTGCTGATGCGCTTCTACACGGTGCCGACCGCCAAAGAGGCCCGACGGTCCGTCGTGTGGGCGATCGCGCTGATCGGCGCGTTCTACCTGTTCACCCTGGTGCTGGGCTACGGGGCCGCGGCGCTGGTCGGCCCGGACCGCATCCTCGGCGCCGCGGGCGGGGTCAACTCGGCGGCACCGTTGCTGGCCTTCGAACTCGGCGGGGTGATCCTGCTCGGCGTCATCTCCGCGGTCGCGTTCGCGACGATCCTGGCGGTCGTGGCCGGACTGACCATCACCGCGTCGGCATCGTTCGCCCACGACATCTACGCCAGCGTGCTGCGTGGTGGTCCGGGCAAGAAGCCGGTCACCGAGGCCGAGCAGGTCAGGGTCTCCCGGATCACGGCCGTGGTGCTCGGCGTGCTCGCGATCGGGCTGGGCATCCTGGCCAACGGCCAGAACATCGCGTTCCTGGTGGCGCTGGCGTTCGCGGTGGCCGCGGCGGCCAACCTGCCGACGATCATCTACTCGCTGTACTGGCGGCGGTTCAACACCCGCGGCGCGCTGTGGAGCATGTACGGCGGTCTGATCTCGACGATCGTGCTGATCGTGTTCTCCCCGGCGGTGTCGGGGTCGAAGACCGCGATGATCCCTGGCGTCGATTTCGCGTGGTTCCCGCTGGCCAACCCGGGCATCGTGTCGATTCCGCTGGCGTTCATCCTGGGCATCGTCGGCACCCTGACCTCGCCTGATAACGAGGACCCGAAGGTGGCCGCCGAGATGGAGGTGCGCTCGCTGACCGGCATCGGCGCCGAGAAGGCTGTCTCGCACTAACCCCCTTTCCGACGAAATTGCATTCCAGTAGGCAAGAATCGATAAACGCCTACTGGAATGCAATTTCGGCCGTTCTGCGTTTACCGAGCAGTGCCCACCCGTGAGATGTCCGCCTCCGCCACGCCCACCCGCCGCCGCGACTTCGCGCTGCTGACCTATGTGTTGGCGGCCGTGATGCTGGGTGCCACGCTGCCGACACCCATGTACGACCTCTACGGGCGGCAACTGCACTTCTCGGTGCTGACCACCACCGTCATCTTCGCCGTCTACGCGGGCGGGGTGCTCGGCGCGTTGCTGCTGTTCGGCCGCTGGTCCGATGTGGTCGGCCGCAAACCGATGCTGCTGGCCGCCGCGCTGCTGGCGATCGGCAGCTCGGTGGTCTTCCTGGCCGCCGATTCGGTCGCGGCGCTGCTGGTCGGGCGGGTGCTGTCGGGTCTCTCGGTCGGCATCGTCACGGGCACGGCGACCGCCGCGATCCTGGAATCGGCACCACCGCGGTGGCGCACCCGGGCCGCGGGCGTCGCGACGCTGGCCAACCTGGGCGCGCTGGGGCTGGGCCCGATGGTGGCGGGTGCGCTGATCCAGTTCGCGCCCGCGCCGCTGGATACCGCGTTCGTCGTGCACATTGTGCTGATGGCGCTCGCGGTGCTGGCGCTCGCGATGACCGGTGAGACGGCCGAGCGGGGCGGCCGGCTCAGCGTCCAACGCCTCTCGTTGCCGCCGCAGACGCGCGCGGTGTTCGCGGTGGCCGCGACCGCGGCATTCGCCGGCTTCGCGGTGAACGCCATGTTCACCTCGCTCGCACCGACGTTTGTGACCACGTTGATGGGTGTGCAGAGCCACGCCGTGGCCGGTGTGGTGGCGGGTCTGACGGTGTTGACCGCGGGCGTGGTGCAGCCCGCCGCAGTGCGGGTGGCCCCGTCACGCGCGATCGCGGTCGGCAGCGCCGTGCTGGTCTTGGCGATGGTGATGTTGCTTGTGGCACTGACGTTCTCGTCGCTGTGGGGATTGATCGTCGCCGCGGTCGTGGCGGGCATCGGCCAGGGGCTCAGTTTCGGTCGCGGGCTGGCGGCGGTGTCGGAGCGGACACCGCCGGATCGGCGCGCGGAGGTCAGTTCGTCCTACTTCCTGGTCGCCTACGTCGCGCTGTCGCTGCCGATCGTCGCGATGGGGGCCGCCGCCCGCGCCTGGGGTCTGCAGGCCGCGGGCGAGGTGTTCGCGATCGTGATCGGAGTCCTCGCGCTGGTCTGCTTCGTGTCGATCGTGCTCCAGGAGCGGCGTCGCCCGGTCGGGTAGTTCTACCTAGGCACCGCCGAGCCGCCGCGCCCTAGCGTGGGGTGTCATGACCACCTCGGCGTTCCCCACGCCCGCCGACGTCGCGGCGCGCACCCCGCCCGAGCGGGACCGGGCCATCGACGTCATCCGGATCACCGCGCTGATCGCCGTCGTGGCCGGGCACACGGTGATGGCCACCAGCACGATCCGCGACGACGTCTTCATCTGGGAGAACCTGCTCGCCGAGGTGCCGGTGTTCCAGGCGCTGACGTGGGTGTTCCAGGTCATGCCGCTGTTCTTCTTCGCCGGGGTCGCCGCGTCGGTCGGGTCGTGGCGCCCCGGCGCCGGCTGGGGCAACTGGTTGCTGCGCCGCTGCACCCGGCTGTACCGGCCGGTGTTCTGCTACCTGGCGTTCTGGGCCGTGGCACTGGTGATCCTGCGGTCGTTGCTGCCGGTCCACGTCTACGAACCCGTGGCCGGGATCTCCACCCAGCTGCTGTGGTTCCTCGGCGCGTACGTGCTGGTGCTCGCCGCCGTCCCGGTGCTGGCCCGGATCACGACGACAGGCAGGTTCGTCGTCGCGGTGCGGCCACCTATGCCGGCGTCGCGGCGGTCGACGCGATCAGGCTCGCCACCGACGTCCCCGTGCCGTTCGGCTACCTGAACCTGGCGGCGTGGCTGATCCCCGGCATGTGCGGCGTGGCGTACCGGCGGCGCCTGCTGTCGGTGCCTGCGGCATGGCGACCGGTTCGGCGATGTTCGCGGTGAACGTGGCACTGGTGGCGTTCGGCCCGTACGAGCTGAGCCTCGTCGGCATCGAGACCCAGGAACTGAAGAACATGGCGCCGCCGTCGCTACTGATGGCTGGGCACGCAATCATGGTGTGCGCGTGGGCGATCGCCGCGGCACCGCTGATCGCCCGATGGGCCCGCAGGCCCCGGGTGTGGCACCTGACAGTCCTCGGCAACAGCGGCGCGATGACGCTCTACCTGTGGCACATCCCGCTGCTGCTGGGCATGCACCTGGTCTTCGACTATCTCGGTCACCCGCGCTTCGATCCGGCCGCCCCGGGCTTCGTCGCGCTGTCGGTGGTGCAGATGCTGGTGATGGCGGTCGCGGTCGGCGCCGCGTTCGTGGTGCTGCGGCCGCTGGAGAACGATCCGCTCCCGTTCTGGGACGGCGGGTGCGTCTCCGGGCCGGGTCTGCGCAGTGCGGCGGTGGGGACGCTGCTGTGCGTCGCCGGCGCCGCGACGCTGGCCTCGGTCGGGTGGGGCCTCAAGGACCAGGGGCTGCACCTGACCACGGTGATGCTGGCGGCGCTGGCCGGGGCGCGCATGCTCGCCACCGACAGCCGGTGAAGCTCAGCCGCTCTTGCGGCGGAACTCCCGACGGTTCTCCAGCGGGCCGTGCGCGCCGCGCGACTGCTTGGCTCCGGCGTCGCGGTGGGCCGAGCCGTCGACGGCCTTGGCATTCTTGCGCTCGAGCGCTTCTTTGAATCTGCGCTTCTGATCGTCCTCGCCGGCTTCGACGGGCTCATTGGATGCCATGACGGCAGCCTAGTCCTATTGCGAGGTCGCTCGCGTCAGCGCTCAGCGCTTCCCCGGCGGCATGCCGTAGACGTGCGAGATCGGCAGCTTCATCAGCACCCTGCGGTCGTCGACCATGGCCCGCCGGTAGTCGTCCCAGTCCGGATGCTCGCCGGAGATATTGCGGTAGAGCTCGATCAGCCCCTCGACGGTGTCGTCTCCCGGCTCGGCCGCCGGCGGGGTCAGCACCGCGTCGCCCTCGGCGACCGCGTACGACCATCCGTCGTCGGAGCTGACGTGGATCGCCGCCCGCGGATCGCGGCGCAGGTTGCGCGTCTTGGCCCGCGGTTCGGTGATCGACACCGAGATCGTCAGCGTGCGTGGGTCGAAGTGGTAGGACACGTTGGACAGCTGGGGCCTGCCGTCGCGTTTGATGGTGGCGAGCACGCCCAGCGTGTTTCCGCCGATCAGCGCCAGTAGCTTGTCGTCGAAAACGTCGCGCGTCATGGAGACGAGCCTACGACCTCGACGGGTCTGGAATCATCGTGCACGTGGGCCGATTTTCGCCGGGATGTGGGCCGTGACGCGGTATGCGGCGTTCCTGCGCGGGGTCAACGTCGGCGGGGTGAACCTGAAGATGGCCGCCGTCGCGCACACTCTGGAGGCCGCCGGGTTCACCGACGTGACGACGATCCTGGCCAGCGGCAACGTGCTGTTGAGTACCCGCGGAGGCGCCGCCGCGGCGCGGCAGCGGGCCGAGCGGGCGCTGCGCGACGAGTTCGGTTACGACGCCTGGGTGCTGGTCTACGACCTGGACTCCGTCGCCGCGATCTCGGCCGCGTTCCCGTTCGAGCGGGAGGTGCCCGAGCACCACTCCTACGTCACG contains:
- a CDS encoding cation acetate symporter, coding for MTTLMAQSETVGNPLANIGIFSLFVIVTMVVVIRASKRNATADEFFTGGRGFSGPQNGIAIAGDYLSAASFLGIAGAIAVYGYDGFLYSIGFLVAWLVALLLVAELLRNTGKFTMADVLSFRLRQRPVRLAAATNTLTVSLFYLLAQMAGAGGLVALLLDINSRAGQSLVIAVVGVLMIVYVLVGGMKGTTWVQIIKAVLLIVGAGLMTVMVLAKFGLNFSEILGSAQSAISGATTAGVADRDVLAPGAQYGGSLTSQINFISLALALVLGTAGLPHVLMRFYTVPTAKEARRSVVWAIALIGAFYLFTLVLGYGAAALVGPDRILGAAGGVNSAAPLLAFELGGVILLGVISAVAFATILAVVAGLTITASASFAHDIYASVLRGGPGKKPVTEAEQVRVSRITAVVLGVLAIGLGILANGQNIAFLVALAFAVAAAANLPTIIYSLYWRRFNTRGALWSMYGGLISTIVLIVFSPAVSGSKTAMIPGVDFAWFPLANPGIVSIPLAFILGIVGTLTSPDNEDPKVAAEMEVRSLTGIGAEKAVSH
- a CDS encoding MFS transporter, with the translated sequence MSASATPTRRRDFALLTYVLAAVMLGATLPTPMYDLYGRQLHFSVLTTTVIFAVYAGGVLGALLLFGRWSDVVGRKPMLLAAALLAIGSSVVFLAADSVAALLVGRVLSGLSVGIVTGTATAAILESAPPRWRTRAAGVATLANLGALGLGPMVAGALIQFAPAPLDTAFVVHIVLMALAVLALAMTGETAERGGRLSVQRLSLPPQTRAVFAVAATAAFAGFAVNAMFTSLAPTFVTTLMGVQSHAVAGVVAGLTVLTAGVVQPAAVRVAPSRAIAVGSAVLVLAMVMLLVALTFSSLWGLIVAAVVAGIGQGLSFGRGLAAVSERTPPDRRAEVSSSYFLVAYVALSLPIVAMGAAARAWGLQAAGEVFAIVIGVLALVCFVSIVLQERRRPVG
- a CDS encoding DUF5302 domain-containing protein — translated: MASNEPVEAGEDDQKRRFKEALERKNAKAVDGSAHRDAGAKQSRGAHGPLENRREFRRKSG
- a CDS encoding PPOX class F420-dependent oxidoreductase, whose amino-acid sequence is MTRDVFDDKLLALIGGNTLGVLATIKRDGRPQLSNVSYHFDPRTLTISVSITEPRAKTRNLRRDPRAAIHVSSDDGWSYAVAEGDAVLTPPAAEPGDDTVEGLIELYRNISGEHPDWDDYRRAMVDDRRVLMKLPISHVYGMPPGKR
- a CDS encoding DUF1697 domain-containing protein: MTRYAAFLRGVNVGGVNLKMAAVAHTLEAAGFTDVTTILASGNVLLSTRGGAAAARQRAERALRDEFGYDAWVLVYDLDSVAAISAAFPFEREVPEHHSYVTFVSDDDVFGELSGLARRPAPDELIQPGDGVVYWQVPRAASVTSTMGKTMGAKRYRSSTTTRNLRTIDKILRS